A stretch of Oncorhynchus mykiss isolate Arlee chromosome 12, USDA_OmykA_1.1, whole genome shotgun sequence DNA encodes these proteins:
- the LOC110511907 gene encoding lateral signaling target protein 2 homolog isoform X1 yields MDRNDERIKRALRRRPYVLKPVRVNTPDSVLWPTGKVHRRPKPSTSVQTTQIHKRPPIIVSYGQDQTSGDGWSINPEPLSQSGRVTRLIERKCDDVISSSSSDDFSIYSFTDCESESDDEDHERRTPKLKVENGKVTKLDVRDMDEDDDLSLHSFDESDFLNPGKVSGPVSVKNGLSPLMTSAHRTLSEALRALPSAVGSPYPVNVPRPRTPLNPVIIAPPRTENFPYRHSPRLAPITNLSETGRKLLQEMAGVAPQVSSVAAAQTEMFKEIMANYYFYHTHTHTHTHTHTHTHTHTHTHTHTHTHTHTHTHTHTHTPHRF; encoded by the exons ATGGATCGTAATGATGAGAGAATCAAAAGAGCTTTAAGACGCCGCCCTTATGTG TTGAAACCAGTGAGGGTGAACACCCCTGATTCCGTGTTGTGGCCAACCGGCAAGGTGCACAGAAGGCCAAAGCCT TCTACTTCAGTGCAGACCACTCAGATCCACAAAAGGCCT CCAATCATTGTGAGCTATGGGCAGGACCAGACATCTGGGGATGGATGGAGCATCAATCCAGAGCCTCTCAGCCAG tCTGGAAGGGTGACTCGGCTGATAGAGAGAAAATGTGATGACGTGATCTCATCCTCCAGTTCTGATGACTTTTCCATCTACTCCTTCACTGACTGTGAATCTGAG AGTGATGATGAGGATCATGAAAGGAGGACACCAAAGCTGAAAGTTGAGAATGGAAAGGTGACAAAGCTTGATGTGAGGGATATGGACGAGGATGATGATCTGTCTCTCCACTCCTTCGATGAGTCAGACTTCCTG AACCCAGGGAAGGTCTCAGGTCCTGTATCTGTCAAGAATGGCCTCTCTCCTCTTATGACCTCAGCACACCGGACACTGTCTGAAGCCCTACGGGCCCTGCCCTCTGCTGTAGGCTCTCCCTACCCAGTAAATGTTCCAAGGCCTCGGACTCCTCTCAACCCTGTCATTATTGCTCCACCCCGAACAGAGAACTTCCCATACCGCCACAGCCCTCGCCTGGCTCCCATCACCAACCTGAGTGAGACCGGCAGAAAGCTGCTCCAGGAAATGGCTGGAGTGGCCCCACAG GTTTCTTCAGTGGCTGCTGCCCAAACTGAGATGTTCAAAGAAATAATGGCCAACTATTacttctaccacacacacacacacacacacacacacacacacacacacacacacacacacacacacacacacacacacacacacacacacacacacacacacacacacacacacacacacacaccacatagaTTTTGA